CCTTCCTCAGAGTACTGACCGGAGAGGAACGCGCGAAGACCGGTATCACCTACGCTGAAGTTCACACCTGCTTCGAGGTAGAGGGTAGGCTCGAATCCGTCGGCACCCCAGAAGGCATAACCGAGAAGGAAATCAGGCGCTACATCACCTTTAGCGGCAGCGCGTACCGAAGCCTGAAATACATGTGTGGTAGTATCTTCGTCAAAATCGAACAAATCAGCATTTGCATTGAAGTGGTTTTCGATTTGTGGCGTAAGGGTGAAGTTGCCCAGATCAAAGGTGTAGTTCATCCAGAACTTTACTTCTTTGTAGTCAGACCCGTCTGGTGTAAGCGACAGCGGGTGAGATCCCCAAAGGGTAAAGTTAAAATCGCCGTAGTTGAACGCAATACTGGGCTGCACCTGCGGTGAGGAACCGAGGTCAAGACCGCGGTAAATAAACCGGCTTGTGATGGTTGCACCAGGCTCAATAGAGAGCTCCTGAGCCTGGGTTGTTTGCGGCGTCATGGCAAACGTGGTGATCAGGATTAACGCGGCAGCGGCCATGCTAATAACAGATTTTTTCATAATTCGGGATGCTTAATTTTTTGTGAAAAATTTTCCTGCCGGCAAAGTACCGGCAGGAAAGTGAAATAATGTTTGTGCAAATGTGCTGACAGAAACAGCATGTAAGCCAAATAGTTTTAACTTCTGCGCCGGCCTACGAGAGCGCTCCGAACAGCAAGGCTGCAATTACAGCACCTGCAATGGGACCAGCTATCGGGATCCAGGAGTATCCCCAGTCAGAGTCACCTTTGTTTGGAATAGGGAGAACAGCGTGTGCAATCCGCGGACCGAGGTCACGTGCAGGATTGATCGCATAACCAGTAGGTCCGCCGAGTGACAAACCAATCGCAAGTACGAGAAGGCCGACAGGTAGTGCTGACAAGGCACCAAGACCAAATCCGACTTCCTGACCATTTATTACAATGGCTGTGAGCATTTCGCCATCAGCTGGGTTGAAGAAACCCGGGCTTGCCAGATAGAACACACCAAACACGAGCATAATCGTACCGATAATCTCTGTTATCAGGTTTGAACCGGTGTTCCGGATAGCAGGACCGGTTGAGTGAACCGCCAGTTTGGCTGGTCCGTCTTCCGTGGCTGCAAAGTGATCTTTATAAGCGAGCCAAACCAATACGGCACCTGTGAAAGCACCTAGAAGCTGAGCTGCGATATACGGGCCTACCATGGCCCAGTCGAACAGACCGGCAACAGCAAGGCCGACCGTAACAGCGGGGTTAATATGCGCACCGCTAAACTGACCTACAACAAAGACGGCCGTAAAAACTGCCATACCCCAGCCGAATGTTATCACAATCCAGCCTGAATTGTTGCCTTTGGTTTGGTTTAACACAACATTGGCCACAACACCATTACCCAACAGGATAAGAATAGCGGTACCAATGAATTCACCGAGAAAAGGACCCATGATATGAATCTCCTTTAGTTTTATTGATTGAGTTATAATGCTTGTGCAGAACGGAAAGGCTCCATAATCAGTCACTCACCCCTATGAATGAGCTGTTAGGGATTTAATCCTTTCCGATATCTGCAGTTGCATTGGTTAGGTTTTGAGAATGCTCTGTTTTTTAAAAAAAGATGAGACCGGCGCTCAGCCGAGTGTATACCCCTCTGCAAGTTTGGTATAGGCATCCACCTGCGCTTTTTGCCAGGCCTCATCATGTCCAAGTTCTGCAGCCAACAGACGTGCTACTTCCGGAGCGGCTTCAATACTTGCTTTCGCGTTCAGAAGTATAGCTCTGGTTCTTCTTGACATTACATCTTCTATCGTCATTGCCATTTCGTGGCGTGCGGCCCATACGATCTCGGCTTTGATGTACGGCAAATCTTTGTGGAGCTTGTTTTCGAGATCAGGCGTCTCAGCATACAGCTTGCGAACGCCGGGTGCGTCCGAACCATAAAGATGCAGCGGGTCGCTGATATCCTGATGCTTCACCCATCCGTGGATACGCATGTTTTCGGTAACACACTCACGGCTTTCAAGTCCGGCTACCAAAGCAGCCTGATTGATCGTATCCTGCCCCATCTTTCTGTAGGTAGTCCATTTCCCACCGGTGATGGTTACCAGTCCCGACTCAGAAACAAGCAGGGTATGATCTCTCGAAATGGCAGAAGTACCTTTGGCGTCCTGTGGCTTAACAAGCGGACGCAGACCTGCAAATACGCTGCGAACATCCTTCATTTCAGGATCTTTATTCAGGTAACGGGCAGCGTGCGTCATTACGAATTCGATCTCTTCGTCGAAAGCACGTGGCTCATAATCAATGGTATCTACAGCAGTATCAGTGGTTCCAACTACTACCTTATCGTGCCATGGCACCGCGAAGAGCACGCGCCCGTCGTCAGTTTGAGGCACCATAATGGCAGAATCGCCTGGCAAAAACTCTTTATCTAAAATGATGTGGATTCCCTGACTCGGCTGAACCATCGGTTTAGCTTCGGGATCGTCCATCTTGACGATGGAATCAGTAAATACACCGGTGGCATTAATCACAACATGCGCATTCAGCTCATAATCATCATTGTTCAGCGTATCGGTTACTTTTACGCCGCTTGTGAAGCCGTCTTTGGATTTGAGAAGGCCGGTAACATTCATGTAGTTTATTACGCTTGCCCCTTGTTCTACAGCTGTTTGGGCAAGGTTTACAGCAAGGCGGGAGTCGTCAAACTGCCCGTCATAATAAATTACCCCGCCCCGTAAGCCTTCAGCTTCAATGGTTGGGATGCGTTTGACAGTTTCGTCACGGGAAAGAATTTTGGAAGGTCCCAGGCCCAGTTTTCCGGCGAGCATATCATACACTTTCATACCCACGCCATAAAAGGGGCCGCCCCACCAATCGTAGTTTGGTACGATAAAAGACTGATTTCTGCACAAATGGGGTGCGTTTTGAATCATAAGTCCGCGTTCGCGCAACGCTTCTAATACGAGGCTTACGTTACCCTGCTGCAGGTATCGAACCCCGCCGTGAACCAGTTTGGTTGAGCGGCTGGACGTACCCTTGGAGTAATCATATTTTTCAAGCAGCAGGGTTTTATATCCCCTTGAAGCCGATTCTACCGCGGCACCGAGTCCGGTTGCACCACCACCAATGATGATAACATCCCAGAAACCGGAATAATCGCGGATTTCTTTTAACATGTCTTGTCTTTTCATAATAATAACTTTTCTTGCAGAGGTTCATAAAGTCTTCCCCGGCCACTACAGCCGGGGAGGACTTTTGATTTAAATTTAGCCGTGTTGCAGACGCTTTTTTTAGCGTGATTCAGCCCATACGCGGGCAGCTTTTACAGCGCGCTTCCATCCTTTGGTGAGTTCTTCCACTTTTCCGGCTTCCATGGACGGCTCGAAGCGTTTTTCAACCTGCCACTGCTGGCTGATGCTGTCCATATCCGGCCAGTAGCCGACAGCGAGTCCTGCCAGGTAAGCCGCTCCAAGTGCTGTAGTTTCTGTAACCTTCGGGCGAATAACAGGCACCTGCAGAATGTCAGACTGGAACTGCATCATCAGGTTGTTAACCGTTGCACCGCCATCTACACGCAGTTCGCGGATGTCGATACCAGAGTCAGCATTCATGGCTGTGAGCACATCAAGGGTCTGATAACAGATAGAATCGAGCGCTGCACGTGCGACGTGTGCTGCACTTGTTCCGCGGGTCATACCAACCATGGTTCCGCGTGCATACTGATCCCAGTATGGGGCACCTAATCCTGCAAACGCAGGTACGAGATAGGCATCGCCGCTGTCTTCTACTGAAGCCGCAAGTTTTTCAATCTCACTGGATTTCTTAATAATACCCAGTTCATCGCGCAGCCACTGTACAACCGCACCGGCAATAAAGATGGAACCTTCAAGGGCATAGTTGGTTTTGCCGTTAACTTTCCAGGCTACGGTTGCGAGCAGGTTGTTTTTGGATGGTACCGGCTTCTCACCAACATTCATCAGCATAAAGCAACCGGTTCCGTAGGTATTTTTAACCATACCTTCTTTGTTACACATCTGACCAAACAAGGCAGCCTGCTGATCTCCGGCGATACCTGCAATAGGTACTTTGGTTGCAAAAATGGTAGTCTTGGTATGACCGTAAACTTCAGAAGACTGCTTCACTTCAGGAAGCATGCTCTTAGGCACGGTCATAATGGAAAGCATTTCCTCATCCCATTCCATGGTGTTGATGTTGAACAACAACGTCCGGGAAGCATTGGTCACGTCAGTTACATGAACTTCACCACGGGTGAGATTCCAGATCAGCCAGGTATCAATCGTACCAAAAGCAAGTTTTCCGGCTTCAGCTTTTTCGCGGGCGCCTTCAACATTGTCAAGGATCCACTTAACTTTTGTGCCTGAGAAATAAGCATCAAGAACAAGGCCTGTTTTTTCCTGAATCTTGGCAGCGAGTCCCTGATCTTTTAGTTCATCACAAAATTCGGCTGTTCTTCTGTCCTGCCAAACAATGGCATTATAGACCGGCACACCAGTTTCGCGATCCCATACAACTGTTGTTTCACGCTGGTTGGTAATACCAATGGCGGCAAGGTTCTCGCCATTAAAACCTTTAGCGGTAACGGCCTCAGCAGCTACACCGGCTTGTGTTGACCAAATTTCCTGAGCATCATGCTCAACCCATCCGGGCTTGGGATAAATTTGGCGAAATTCTTTTTGTGCTACAGATACGATAGAGCCAGCCTTGTCAAATAGTATTGCTCTTGAGCTTGTTGTTCCCTGATCTAATGCGAGGATATATTTTTCCATAATGATTATTCCGCCTAATGTTTAAGGTTGATTACAGCTATTCACGCAGTGCGGGAGTAGGCTGTAAGCGCTTTTCAATTTTTAGAATAAGCGCATTTGAATTTGTGTGTAACAAAGAAATGAATTTTCAATACAAAATGAAAGTGGTTTCATTTATTTTTGAAAATAAATTATTTGCTTCGTCCCTTCGCGTTTCTTATACTCTAAAGCTTTGCTAATTAGGGCTTTTGGGGTTTCATGAGGCAGCCCGTAAGGTCGGATAATTTTGTATCAGCGCACCAATTTACATTCAGTAAAACGAGGCTACCAGAAATACCTAACATATTTATTAGGGGTAAATAGGGGGCTTCTAATTCTAAATTTATCAGTTAATTAAAAGCGCTTCCCTAAATCAAACATCCCTTATTGTAATAATAGCATTTGATTAGTAGCTCCCACGGCACTGCTGTTACATTTTAACTTTGTAAAGTATTGAGATTCATGCCATTGCTGAAATAATGACTTTCTGCTATACCTTTTTTATCTGCTTCACCGCCGCTTTCAAAACAGCTTCATGGTATTGATTTGTATTTTCAGGAGCACTACGGACGTCATCAAAAGACTTTTATGCTTCCGATTTAAAGGCTATTCAGACATGAAAGACAACAAGTCAGGCGGATAAATACCTATTGCTCCCAATAAACAGTGCGGCCTTTTTAAATGCTGATAAGACGAATCTTTGAGCTTCTGAAGCAGAGTAAGACTTTCAAATCGTGATTTGTACCCGCATATAGGGTTTGCTATGGGTAACCGGACCCCTTTTTGTAATGAGGCCGGGCTTATCGGAGAAACCATTTTTTTCTACTTGATCTTAATACACTGCCACGGGTATTTGGTGCGAAGCTGCACCCTCTGATTAGCCGGCACCCTCCCGCAAGAACATTATTAGTGCGTATCCGAATCGAAAGGATTTTAGGTATCTCTCCCCCTTTAAGAGTATAATTTTGTTACTTTTAAGCCTGCAAAAAACAGCTTGCAAATTATTTTTTGGCTTTCAGGAAATATTTTTCGGTTCATACCTATTCTTAAGATTCCGCCTCCACCATGCACTAGTCACACCTCAGGTACGGCAATCCCGGTTAATCAGCCTGCACTTCCAGCAAGATCACTTATTTTTTTTAGTTTGAACCCGAACAGCTTATCTTAATTCCAATATATCTATTTGATTATTGCGGGCGCGCGTCTCCAATGCCCACTTGACGTGACCATGCCCGCAGCACTCACGGAACTAACCTTCAATTTTTAACCCAAAAATGTTATGCCACAGACACCAAGACGCGTCATCATCATCGGTGCCGCAGGCCGTGATTTTCACAATTTCAACACCGTTTACCGCAACGACGACCGCTATCGCGTAGTCGCATTTACCGCCGCTCAAATTCCGGATATAGACGGACGCCGCTATCCTGCAGAACTTTCAGGTCCGCTCTACCCCGAAGGCATCCCCATATTTGATCAGGCTGAGCTGCCCGAGCTCATCCGCCGCTTCGACGCCGATGTGTGCGTTTTTTCCTACAGCGATGTCTCCTATCAGGAAGTCATGCACGTCGCCTCGCTCGTACACGCCGCCGGGGCCGACTTCCGCCTCATTGGCCCGCGCGCGAGTATGATCAGCTCAACCAAACCGCTGATTGCCATCGGCGCCGTCCGCACCGGCTGCGGCAAAAGTCAGGTCTCCCGCCACATCATCGAATCGCTGATGAAACAGGGTCTGCGCGTCGTCGCTATCCGGCACCCCATGCCCTACGGCGACCTTGTTGCCCAAAAAGTGCAGCGCTTCG
This genomic stretch from Cyclonatronum proteinivorum harbors:
- the glpK gene encoding glycerol kinase GlpK, yielding MMEKYILALDQGTTSSRAILFDKAGSIVSVAQKEFRQIYPKPGWVEHDAQEIWSTQAGVAAEAVTAKGFNGENLAAIGITNQRETTVVWDRETGVPVYNAIVWQDRRTAEFCDELKDQGLAAKIQEKTGLVLDAYFSGTKVKWILDNVEGAREKAEAGKLAFGTIDTWLIWNLTRGEVHVTDVTNASRTLLFNINTMEWDEEMLSIMTVPKSMLPEVKQSSEVYGHTKTTIFATKVPIAGIAGDQQAALFGQMCNKEGMVKNTYGTGCFMLMNVGEKPVPSKNNLLATVAWKVNGKTNYALEGSIFIAGAVVQWLRDELGIIKKSSEIEKLAASVEDSGDAYLVPAFAGLGAPYWDQYARGTMVGMTRGTSAAHVARAALDSICYQTLDVLTAMNADSGIDIRELRVDGGATVNNLMMQFQSDILQVPVIRPKVTETTALGAAYLAGLAVGYWPDMDSISQQWQVEKRFEPSMEAGKVEELTKGWKRAVKAARVWAESR
- a CDS encoding glycerol-3-phosphate dehydrogenase/oxidase, encoding MKRQDMLKEIRDYSGFWDVIIIGGGATGLGAAVESASRGYKTLLLEKYDYSKGTSSRSTKLVHGGVRYLQQGNVSLVLEALRERGLMIQNAPHLCRNQSFIVPNYDWWGGPFYGVGMKVYDMLAGKLGLGPSKILSRDETVKRIPTIEAEGLRGGVIYYDGQFDDSRLAVNLAQTAVEQGASVINYMNVTGLLKSKDGFTSGVKVTDTLNNDDYELNAHVVINATGVFTDSIVKMDDPEAKPMVQPSQGIHIILDKEFLPGDSAIMVPQTDDGRVLFAVPWHDKVVVGTTDTAVDTIDYEPRAFDEEIEFVMTHAARYLNKDPEMKDVRSVFAGLRPLVKPQDAKGTSAISRDHTLLVSESGLVTITGGKWTTYRKMGQDTINQAALVAGLESRECVTENMRIHGWVKHQDISDPLHLYGSDAPGVRKLYAETPDLENKLHKDLPYIKAEIVWAARHEMAMTIEDVMSRRTRAILLNAKASIEAAPEVARLLAAELGHDEAWQKAQVDAYTKLAEGYTLG
- a CDS encoding MIP/aquaporin family protein; translation: MGPFLGEFIGTAILILLGNGVVANVVLNQTKGNNSGWIVITFGWGMAVFTAVFVVGQFSGAHINPAVTVGLAVAGLFDWAMVGPYIAAQLLGAFTGAVLVWLAYKDHFAATEDGPAKLAVHSTGPAIRNTGSNLITEIIGTIMLVFGVFYLASPGFFNPADGEMLTAIVINGQEVGFGLGALSALPVGLLVLAIGLSLGGPTGYAINPARDLGPRIAHAVLPIPNKGDSDWGYSWIPIAGPIAGAVIAALLFGALS